From Cydia strobilella chromosome 7, ilCydStro3.1, whole genome shotgun sequence, one genomic window encodes:
- the LOC134743249 gene encoding uncharacterized protein LOC134743249, producing MSQLQAGQQLVKKTMDEMVQQKQTTEKVSIQARQEFRESFQSSYEEEFEEEIHIDAHGNQTSKRIESSSESSEHSKSADVQVKATGLNNEQVKALTDCANQAGQLALDSKSAN from the coding sequence ATGTCTCAACTGCAAGCCGGTCAGCAGCTTGTGAAGAAGACCATGGATGAGATGGTCCAACAAAAACAAACCACAGAAAAGGTTTCCATTCAAGCAAGACAGGAGTTCCGCGAGAGTTTCCAATCAAGTTACGAAGAAGAATTTGAAGAGGAGATTCACATCGATGCGCACGGAAACCAGACGTCAAAGAGAATAGAATCCAGCAGTGAGAGCTCTGAGCATTCTAAGAGCGCTGATGTCCAGGTGAAGGCTACGGGACTCAACAATGAACAAGTAAAGGCACTCACGGACTGCGCAAACCAGGCGGGACAACTAGCCCTGGACTCTAAATCTGCAAACTGA